One Acidimicrobiales bacterium DNA segment encodes these proteins:
- a CDS encoding DUF4190 domain-containing protein has protein sequence MRETEPPPAGYYPDPQNPAVERWWDGMAWAASPQMPSVNVAPVVEIPVGPPRNNQFAMASLVLSISWVFFIGSILGVIFGHLAMQQIRESDGREVGRGNAMVGLIVGYAGLACGLLALLILLG, from the coding sequence GTGCGCGAGACGGAACCACCGCCCGCCGGGTATTACCCGGATCCGCAGAACCCCGCGGTCGAACGCTGGTGGGACGGAATGGCGTGGGCTGCGTCGCCCCAGATGCCCTCGGTCAATGTCGCGCCGGTCGTCGAGATCCCCGTCGGCCCGCCCCGCAACAACCAGTTCGCGATGGCATCGCTCGTGCTGTCGATCTCCTGGGTCTTCTTCATCGGGTCGATTCTCGGCGTGATCTTCGGCCACCTGGCCATGCAGCAGATCCGCGAATCCGACGGGCGGGAGGTGGGCCGAGGCAATGCCATGGTCGGCCTGATCGTGGGCTACGCCGGACTCGCCTGCGGCCTGCTCGCCCTCCTCATCCTGCTGGGCTGA
- a CDS encoding OsmC family protein translates to MDSHVDPRHRIAEALDRLEAVTVKRPTFGLDTERSVSTVTNGLRCISEEGPWRFETDLPDTMGGEGSGPSPGVLGRAALGSCLAMGYQMRAARLGVPVVSVRVEIEADYDVAGMLSPAAEARPGYSEVRYHVHIESDADEADIIQLLDEADRLSPYRDVFGALTPLLRTVSIVATEA, encoded by the coding sequence ATGGACTCACACGTCGACCCGCGGCACCGCATCGCCGAAGCCCTCGATCGGCTCGAAGCGGTCACCGTCAAGCGGCCGACCTTCGGTCTCGATACGGAACGATCGGTGAGCACGGTCACCAACGGGCTCCGTTGCATCTCGGAGGAGGGACCGTGGCGCTTCGAGACCGATCTTCCCGACACCATGGGCGGCGAGGGATCGGGGCCTTCCCCTGGCGTGCTCGGTCGTGCGGCGCTCGGGAGCTGTCTGGCGATGGGGTATCAGATGCGGGCCGCGAGGCTGGGGGTGCCGGTGGTCTCCGTCCGGGTCGAGATCGAGGCCGACTACGACGTCGCCGGGATGCTGTCGCCGGCGGCGGAGGCCCGCCCCGGCTACTCGGAGGTGAGATATCACGTCCACATCGAGAGCGACGCCGACGAGGCGGACATCATCCAGCTCCTCGATGAGGCCGACCGACTGAGCCCGTACCGAGACGTGTTCGGCGCGTTGACGCCGCTGCTTCGGACCGTCTCGATCGTGGCGACGGAGGCCTGA
- a CDS encoding YdcF family protein, producing the protein MRLRRPPWLTVRRIRRAAVIVTLLVVGYVFLTFLQVLQAAGEDDRSPAQAIVVLGAAQYDGRPSPVLAGRLDHAYELWETGVADYVVTTGSKQPGDRFTEGYAAFEYLRFAGIPEADILVVTDGESTWEQLAATARVLRNEGLDDSVVLVSDPYHALRLRQIADQVGLDASVSSTDGGSSVRQLLRETAGVSLGRILGYRRVDNWLGSVG; encoded by the coding sequence ATGCGGCTGCGGCGGCCCCCCTGGCTGACCGTTCGCCGGATCCGCCGCGCCGCGGTGATCGTGACGCTGCTCGTCGTCGGCTACGTCTTCCTCACCTTCCTGCAGGTGCTGCAGGCCGCCGGGGAGGACGACCGCAGTCCCGCGCAGGCCATCGTGGTGCTCGGCGCCGCCCAGTACGACGGTCGACCGTCGCCCGTGCTGGCCGGTCGCCTCGACCATGCCTACGAGCTCTGGGAGACGGGCGTGGCCGACTATGTGGTGACCACGGGCTCCAAGCAGCCGGGTGATCGCTTCACCGAGGGTTACGCCGCGTTCGAGTACCTCCGCTTCGCGGGCATCCCCGAGGCCGACATCCTCGTCGTGACCGACGGCGAGTCGACCTGGGAGCAACTTGCGGCCACCGCCCGAGTGCTGCGCAACGAGGGCCTCGACGATTCGGTGGTGCTGGTCAGCGACCCCTACCACGCGCTGCGACTCCGCCAGATCGCCGACCAGGTCGGTCTGGACGCCTCGGTCTCGTCGACCGACGGCGGATCGTCGGTCCGTCAGCTCCTGCGGGAAACCGCCGGCGTCTCGCTCGGCCGGATCCTCGGCTACCGCCGCGTCGACAACTGGCTCGGCTCCGTCGGCTGA
- a CDS encoding branched-chain amino acid transaminase encodes MPITPTPHIWMNGEMVPWEDAKIHVLTHSLHYGTGVFEGIRAYETDEGPAIFRLTEHIERLYNSGKILGMPMTYSVPEIVQACKDVVADSGLEACYLRPIAYYGYGEMGLATGACKVDISVAAWPWGAYLGDDAVSKGVRMKISSWTRHDHNIMPPASKTTGNYANSTLAKMEALNAGYDEAIMLNGAGLVSECSGENIFVAKGDVILTPPTSSGALPGITQDTVMALADDLDIEIQIGDMARSDLYTADEIFVVGTAAEVSAVNSVDDRSVPCPGPATLAIAAAYADVVRGKNPKYRSWNELAR; translated from the coding sequence ATGCCGATCACGCCGACGCCCCACATCTGGATGAACGGCGAAATGGTGCCGTGGGAGGACGCGAAGATCCACGTCCTCACCCACTCGCTGCACTACGGAACCGGTGTCTTCGAGGGCATCCGGGCCTACGAGACCGACGAGGGTCCGGCCATCTTCCGGCTCACGGAACACATCGAACGTCTCTACAACTCGGGCAAGATCCTGGGCATGCCGATGACCTACTCGGTGCCCGAGATCGTGCAGGCGTGCAAGGACGTCGTCGCCGACAGTGGGCTCGAGGCGTGCTACCTCCGGCCGATCGCCTACTACGGCTACGGCGAGATGGGGCTGGCCACGGGGGCCTGCAAGGTCGACATCTCGGTCGCGGCGTGGCCGTGGGGCGCGTATCTCGGCGACGACGCGGTCAGCAAGGGCGTGCGCATGAAGATCTCGTCGTGGACCCGCCACGACCACAACATCATGCCGCCGGCGTCGAAGACCACCGGCAACTACGCCAACAGCACCCTCGCCAAGATGGAGGCCCTCAACGCCGGCTACGACGAGGCGATCATGCTCAACGGTGCGGGCCTGGTCAGCGAATGCTCCGGCGAGAACATCTTCGTCGCCAAGGGCGATGTGATCCTCACGCCGCCGACGTCGTCGGGGGCGCTGCCGGGCATCACGCAGGACACCGTCATGGCACTCGCCGACGATCTCGACATCGAGATCCAGATCGGCGACATGGCCCGCAGCGATCTCTACACCGCCGACGAGATCTTCGTGGTCGGCACCGCCGCCGAGGTCAGCGCGGTCAACTCGGTCGACGATCGCAGCGTGCCCTGTCCGGGCCCGGCAACCCTGGCGATCGCCGCCGCCTACGCCGACGTCGTGCGGGGGAAGAACCCCAAGTACCGATCCTGGAACGAGCTGGCCAGATGA
- a CDS encoding 3-isopropylmalate dehydrogenase, whose protein sequence is MAHRVGIVGGDGIGPDVIAEGLKVIRAAGVELDTVDYDLGGERYLKDGVVLTDEIIDEWRGLDAIYLGAVGTPDVPPGLIERGLLLKMRFDLDLYINQRPFLSPGHDFVVIRENTEGTYAGEGGFLRKNTPEEIATQGSVNTRHGVERCIRYAFDLAMTRRKHLTMCHKTNVLTFAGDLWERTFNEVAEEYPEVETAYNHVDAACIYFVESPQRYDVIVTDNLFGDILTDLGGAVSGGIGFASSANLHPGRVSMFEPVHGSAPDIAGTGKANPTAAVLSGALMLDHLGESEAADRIRAACADPESLVGSTTEIGDLIAGRL, encoded by the coding sequence ATGGCACATCGAGTGGGCATCGTCGGCGGCGACGGGATCGGTCCCGACGTCATCGCCGAAGGTCTGAAGGTCATCCGCGCCGCGGGCGTGGAGCTCGACACCGTCGACTACGACCTGGGTGGCGAGCGCTACCTGAAGGACGGCGTCGTCCTCACCGACGAGATCATCGACGAGTGGCGGGGCCTCGACGCCATCTATCTCGGTGCGGTCGGCACCCCGGATGTGCCGCCCGGCCTGATCGAGCGGGGCCTGCTGCTCAAGATGCGCTTCGACCTCGACCTCTACATCAACCAGCGCCCCTTTCTGTCGCCGGGCCACGACTTCGTGGTCATCCGCGAGAACACCGAGGGCACGTATGCCGGCGAGGGCGGCTTCCTGCGCAAGAACACGCCCGAGGAGATCGCGACGCAGGGTTCGGTCAACACCCGCCACGGCGTCGAACGCTGCATCCGCTACGCCTTCGATCTCGCGATGACGCGCCGCAAGCACCTGACCATGTGTCACAAGACCAATGTGCTCACGTTCGCCGGAGACCTGTGGGAACGCACCTTCAACGAGGTCGCCGAGGAGTACCCGGAGGTCGAGACCGCCTACAACCATGTCGACGCGGCGTGCATCTACTTCGTCGAGAGCCCGCAGCGCTACGACGTGATCGTCACCGACAACCTCTTCGGCGACATCCTGACCGACCTCGGGGGTGCCGTGAGCGGCGGGATCGGCTTCGCCAGCTCCGCCAACCTCCATCCCGGCCGGGTGTCGATGTTCGAGCCGGTCCACGGCTCCGCACCCGACATCGCGGGAACGGGCAAGGCCAACCCCACCGCTGCCGTATTGTCGGGAGCGCTCATGCTCGACCATCTCGGCGAGTCCGAAGCGGCCGACCGCATCCGTGCGGCGTGTGCCGACCCGGAGTCACTCGTCGGATCCACCACCGAGATCGGCGACCTGATCGCCGGTCGGCTCTAG
- the cimA gene encoding citramalate synthase, whose translation MTGTDAEVTIDRSAVRDPSWPARVEIYDTTLRDGSQLEGISLTVDDKLRIAEQLDRLGVGYIEGGWPGANPKDDEFFERAKTELKLSTSEFVAFGSTRRPKGKVDSDPTLANLVAAGTGVVCIVGKCWDYHVTEALKTTLDEGIAMVRDSVEYLVGQGKRVFFDAEHFFDGYKRNPEFSLAVLEAAAMAGAEAVVLCDTNGGSLPPDIESAVRAVVAHVDCAVGIHLHNDTGCGVANALAAVRAGATQVQGTINGYGERVGNCDLVPIMANLELKMGITCLPEGRLQHLTSVAHHIAELVNFTPDPQQPYVGSTAFAHKAGLHTSALSRRSDAYEHVAPESVGNGTRVLVSEMAGRSTLEMKAADLGIEIDGRVLGEIIDTLKRLEHEGYHFEAADASLELLMRGAAGWEQPYFRLESFSVDMAHRSGTGARLWNDVAVDVDTQATVKLWVGDERKIAVGEGNGPVNALDAAVRAALDGRYPTLDRVTLTDFKVRVLNTEKGTGAVTRVLLDSTNGNRSWSTIGVSENIIEASWQALVDSLVYGLLYTE comes from the coding sequence ATGACCGGAACCGATGCAGAGGTCACGATCGATCGTTCGGCCGTGCGCGACCCGTCGTGGCCGGCCCGCGTCGAGATCTACGACACGACGCTGCGCGACGGCTCGCAACTCGAGGGCATCTCGCTCACGGTCGACGACAAGCTCCGCATCGCGGAGCAACTCGATCGCCTCGGCGTCGGCTACATCGAAGGCGGGTGGCCGGGTGCCAACCCGAAGGACGACGAGTTCTTCGAGCGGGCCAAGACCGAGTTGAAACTCTCGACCAGTGAGTTCGTCGCGTTCGGTTCGACCCGTCGCCCGAAGGGCAAGGTCGACTCCGACCCGACGCTCGCCAATCTGGTCGCCGCCGGCACCGGTGTGGTGTGCATCGTCGGCAAGTGCTGGGACTATCACGTCACCGAGGCCCTGAAGACCACCCTCGACGAGGGCATCGCGATGGTTCGCGACTCGGTCGAGTACCTGGTCGGGCAGGGCAAGCGGGTGTTCTTCGACGCCGAGCACTTCTTCGACGGCTATAAGCGCAACCCCGAGTTCTCGCTGGCGGTGCTCGAAGCCGCGGCGATGGCCGGCGCCGAGGCCGTGGTGTTGTGCGACACCAACGGTGGATCGCTGCCGCCCGACATCGAGTCGGCGGTGCGGGCCGTCGTCGCCCATGTCGATTGCGCGGTCGGGATCCATCTCCACAACGACACCGGCTGCGGCGTCGCCAACGCCCTCGCCGCCGTGCGAGCCGGGGCCACCCAGGTCCAGGGCACGATCAACGGCTACGGCGAGCGGGTCGGCAACTGCGATCTGGTGCCGATCATGGCCAACCTCGAGCTCAAGATGGGGATCACCTGCCTGCCCGAGGGCCGCCTCCAACACCTCACCTCCGTCGCCCACCACATCGCCGAGTTGGTCAACTTCACGCCCGATCCGCAACAGCCCTACGTGGGCTCGACCGCTTTCGCGCACAAGGCCGGGCTCCACACGAGCGCCCTGAGCCGACGCTCCGATGCCTACGAACACGTGGCGCCCGAGTCGGTCGGCAACGGCACCCGGGTGCTCGTGTCGGAGATGGCGGGCCGGTCCACCCTCGAGATGAAGGCGGCCGATCTCGGGATCGAGATCGACGGCCGGGTCCTCGGCGAGATCATCGACACCCTCAAGCGCCTCGAGCACGAGGGCTACCACTTCGAGGCCGCCGACGCATCGCTCGAACTCCTGATGCGCGGCGCCGCCGGCTGGGAGCAGCCCTACTTCCGTCTCGAATCGTTCTCCGTCGACATGGCCCACCGTTCCGGAACCGGCGCGCGCCTCTGGAACGACGTCGCCGTCGACGTCGACACGCAGGCGACGGTGAAGCTCTGGGTGGGGGACGAACGCAAGATCGCGGTGGGCGAGGGCAACGGTCCCGTCAACGCGCTCGACGCCGCCGTTCGGGCCGCGCTCGACGGTCGCTACCCCACCCTCGACCGCGTGACTCTCACCGACTTCAAGGTGCGGGTGCTCAACACCGAGAAGGGCACCGGCGCGGTCACCCGGGTCCTGCTCGACTCCACCAATGGCAATCGGTCCTGGTCGACCATCGGGGTGTCGGAGAACATCATCGAGGCCTCGTGGCAGGCGCTCGTCGACTCCCTCGTCTACGGGCTCCTCTACACGGAGTGA
- a CDS encoding site-specific integrase, translating to MKGYMRQRGGSWELRVFLGHDPVTGKQRYANRTVRGGKREAQRALAAMITEAEQGLTARSAATVAELLEAWFDQAAPDFSPATAKETRGYLDRSLLPGLGGRRLAKLKPGDIDAFYRRLRESGGVGGKPLAPATVRRIHGILRRALAQGVRWGWIGVNPAASASPPKVPAPKVAPPDPEQLARLLARARDESPDFACFVLVAAATGARRSELVALRWDDVDQTEATLDISRGIVVGRDGLVEKDTKTHSSRRVSLDAQTAAVLAEHREQMAARAQTCGVDLADDAFVFSNAPDCTLPWFPGSVSRSFKRLCEKEGIAGVRLHDLRHFVATQLLGAGVDVRTVAGRLGHRNAATTLNVYAHFLEQSDRAAADVIGNLISGSDWER from the coding sequence ATGAAGGGGTACATGCGGCAGCGGGGCGGGTCGTGGGAGTTGCGGGTGTTTCTCGGCCACGATCCGGTCACCGGCAAGCAGCGGTACGCGAACCGCACGGTGCGGGGTGGCAAGCGTGAGGCGCAACGAGCGCTCGCGGCGATGATCACCGAGGCCGAGCAGGGGCTGACGGCGCGGAGCGCCGCGACAGTGGCAGAGCTGTTGGAGGCGTGGTTCGATCAGGCGGCGCCGGACTTCTCGCCGGCGACGGCGAAGGAGACCCGGGGGTATCTCGACCGGTCGCTGCTGCCGGGGCTCGGCGGCCGGCGGCTCGCGAAGCTGAAGCCGGGCGACATCGACGCGTTCTACCGCCGATTGCGGGAGTCGGGCGGCGTGGGCGGCAAGCCGTTGGCACCAGCGACTGTGCGGCGCATCCACGGGATCCTGCGCCGGGCGCTGGCGCAGGGTGTGCGGTGGGGCTGGATCGGGGTGAACCCGGCGGCGTCGGCCTCGCCTCCCAAGGTCCCGGCGCCCAAGGTTGCCCCGCCCGACCCCGAGCAGCTCGCCAGGCTGCTGGCACGGGCTCGTGACGAGTCGCCGGACTTCGCGTGCTTCGTGCTGGTCGCGGCCGCCACCGGTGCCCGTCGGTCCGAGCTGGTCGCGTTGCGGTGGGATGATGTCGATCAGACGGAGGCGACGCTGGACATCAGTCGGGGGATCGTGGTTGGTCGCGACGGGCTGGTGGAGAAAGACACCAAGACCCACTCGTCGCGGCGGGTGTCGCTCGACGCCCAGACGGCCGCGGTGCTGGCCGAGCACCGCGAGCAGATGGCGGCACGGGCTCAGACATGTGGCGTCGACCTGGCCGACGATGCGTTCGTGTTCAGCAACGCGCCTGACTGCACGCTGCCGTGGTTCCCCGGGTCGGTGTCGCGGTCCTTCAAGCGCCTCTGCGAGAAGGAGGGGATCGCCGGTGTGCGGCTTCACGACCTCCGCCACTTCGTCGCCACCCAGCTTCTAGGGGCCGGTGTCGATGTTCGCACAGTGGCCGGTCGACTCGGGCACCGCAACGCGGCAACGACGCTCAACGTGTATGCCCACTTCCTCGAGCAGTCCGATCGGGCGGCCGCCGACGTGATCGGCAACCTGATCTCCGGCTCGGACTGGGAGCGCTGA
- the gltX gene encoding glutamate--tRNA ligase, whose protein sequence is MTAPRVRFAPAPTGFLHVGSARSALFNWLYARHTGGTFVLRVEDTDEAKTTQEFVDAITGPLTWLGLDWDEGPLFQSERRDRHVAAVEQLVAEGKAYFCDLSREEIEQKAADAGLPAGYHGWSRDRGVQDGPGVVVRFRAPDEGSTVIDDLIRGRVEFAHDTIEDFVIRRGDGSPVFLIANAVDDHDMGITHVIRGEDLLNTTPKVRLLWAALGYGEPPTYAHLPLLVNEQRKKLSKRRDDVALADYVARGYLPEAMRNALALLGWGPKDEIEIRPIEEIIELFDLVDVNKSPAFFDPKKLDHINAEYIKAMTPMEFIEVAEPWLTADDVPYPVANYDRVVALALAEDVQQRVATLAEAPAWLDWVFLDAVDDYDEKAWIKAMVKGTAADRVLDDIATALADDDFTDRDRLEAKVMAVGTALSEELGTKVMSQAPLRVALTGRGAGIPLWEAMTHLGRDVCLARVAAARARLDV, encoded by the coding sequence GTGACTGCGCCTCGAGTTCGTTTCGCCCCTGCCCCGACCGGGTTCCTCCATGTCGGCAGCGCTCGCAGCGCACTGTTCAACTGGCTCTACGCCCGTCACACGGGCGGCACGTTCGTGCTGCGCGTGGAGGACACCGACGAGGCGAAGACCACCCAGGAGTTCGTCGACGCGATCACCGGGCCCCTCACCTGGCTCGGGCTCGACTGGGACGAGGGTCCGCTGTTCCAATCGGAGCGGCGCGATCGCCATGTCGCCGCCGTCGAGCAACTCGTCGCCGAGGGCAAGGCCTACTTCTGCGATCTGAGCCGTGAGGAGATCGAGCAGAAGGCGGCCGACGCGGGTCTTCCCGCCGGCTACCACGGCTGGTCCCGCGATCGGGGGGTGCAGGACGGCCCGGGAGTCGTCGTCCGGTTCCGGGCGCCCGACGAGGGCAGCACGGTGATCGACGATCTGATCCGGGGGCGGGTCGAGTTCGCCCACGACACCATCGAGGACTTCGTGATCCGGCGGGGCGACGGTTCGCCGGTGTTCCTGATCGCCAACGCGGTCGACGACCACGACATGGGCATCACCCACGTGATCCGCGGCGAAGACCTGCTCAACACCACACCCAAGGTGAGGCTGCTGTGGGCTGCGCTCGGCTACGGCGAGCCACCGACCTACGCCCACCTTCCGCTGTTGGTCAACGAGCAGCGCAAGAAGCTCTCCAAGCGACGCGACGACGTCGCGCTGGCCGACTATGTCGCCCGCGGCTATCTGCCCGAGGCCATGCGCAATGCGCTGGCGTTGCTCGGGTGGGGCCCGAAGGACGAGATCGAGATCCGCCCGATCGAGGAGATCATCGAGCTGTTCGATCTCGTCGACGTCAACAAGTCGCCGGCCTTCTTCGATCCGAAGAAGCTCGACCACATCAATGCCGAATACATCAAGGCGATGACCCCGATGGAGTTCATCGAGGTCGCCGAGCCCTGGCTGACGGCCGACGACGTGCCCTATCCGGTGGCCAACTACGACCGGGTCGTCGCGCTGGCCCTCGCAGAGGATGTGCAGCAGCGGGTGGCGACACTTGCCGAGGCGCCGGCATGGCTCGACTGGGTGTTTCTCGATGCCGTCGACGACTACGACGAGAAGGCGTGGATCAAGGCGATGGTCAAAGGCACGGCCGCCGATCGGGTGCTCGACGACATCGCCACCGCGTTGGCCGACGACGACTTCACCGATCGCGACCGGCTCGAGGCGAAGGTGATGGCCGTCGGCACCGCCCTGAGCGAGGAGCTCGGCACGAAGGTGATGTCGCAGGCGCCCCTCCGTGTGGCGCTCACCGGCAGGGGAGCGGGCATCCCGTTGTGGGAGGCCATGACCCATCTCGGTCGCGACGTCTGCCTCGCCCGAGTGGCCGCCGCCCGAGCCCGGCTCGACGTCTGA
- a CDS encoding class I SAM-dependent methyltransferase, producing the protein MEPKLQRRVQRYGWDRAADFYAPFWSDQLRPAHEELLRRIALQSGEAVIDIACGSGQITFRAADAVGSDGTVLGLDISAKMIEAAEADLAAQGVHNVTFRRADAEDLGCEPAAFDVALCSLGLMYVPRPAVALAAMRLALRDEGRMAVSVWGERRKCGWADIFPIVDHRVQSDVCPMFFSLGAPGAIEATLDGAGFRDIDVTRLQVELVYDNSSQAIGAAFLGGPVALPYGRFDDDVKHEVEQEYLESLADFRRGDGYLVPGEFVVATAST; encoded by the coding sequence ATGGAGCCCAAGCTCCAACGCCGGGTGCAACGCTACGGCTGGGACCGAGCCGCCGACTTCTATGCCCCGTTCTGGAGCGACCAACTGCGCCCGGCCCACGAGGAACTCCTCCGTCGCATCGCCCTGCAATCAGGCGAGGCGGTCATCGACATCGCCTGCGGCAGCGGCCAGATCACCTTCCGCGCCGCCGATGCGGTGGGGAGCGATGGCACCGTCCTCGGCCTCGACATCTCGGCCAAGATGATCGAGGCAGCCGAAGCCGACCTCGCTGCCCAAGGCGTCCACAACGTCACGTTTCGACGCGCCGACGCGGAAGATCTCGGGTGCGAGCCCGCCGCGTTCGACGTCGCGCTGTGTTCGCTCGGCTTGATGTACGTTCCCCGACCGGCTGTCGCCCTCGCCGCGATGCGTCTCGCGCTGCGCGACGAAGGCCGCATGGCTGTGAGCGTGTGGGGCGAACGCCGAAAGTGCGGGTGGGCGGACATCTTCCCGATCGTCGACCACCGTGTGCAGTCCGACGTGTGTCCCATGTTCTTCTCGCTCGGCGCGCCCGGAGCGATCGAGGCCACCTTGGACGGAGCGGGCTTCCGCGACATCGACGTCACCAGGCTCCAAGTCGAGTTGGTCTACGACAACTCGAGCCAGGCCATCGGCGCCGCGTTTCTGGGCGGACCGGTCGCCTTGCCGTACGGCCGCTTCGACGACGACGTCAAGCACGAGGTCGAGCAGGAATATCTCGAGTCACTGGCCGACTTCCGCAGGGGTGACGGCTATCTGGTTCCCGGCGAGTTCGTCGTGGCGACGGCATCGACCTGA